A region from the Lolium perenne isolate Kyuss_39 chromosome 4, Kyuss_2.0, whole genome shotgun sequence genome encodes:
- the LOC127292585 gene encoding uncharacterized protein has protein sequence MADAAALVAVPPQPQQRHPLSQIAASGTHRLLLKQWLKEEDLLARRVALREARLDGARKEIAFLYCAFFAFHAASVLVLFLSSSLSSSLGPDQSLSCRRSWIPCLVSLLASLAMLWALRYKADSEAVLERVLAREQEDAALLGRCVAELKRKGLEFDLLKEVDALRRAKSLRVEAKGGATDSPRRWPARDLPVFALFGAACGVLVLTRFLLCNN, from the coding sequence ATGGCCGACGCCGCCGCGCTCGTCGCCGTCCCGCCGCAGCCGCAGCAGCGGCACCCGCTGAGCCAGATCGCGGCGAGCGGCACGCACCGGCTGCTGCTCAAGCagtggctcaaggaggaggacCTGCTGGCCCGCCGCGTCGCGCTCAGGGAGGCCCGCCTCGACGGCGCGCGCAAGGAGATCGCATTCCTCTACTGCGCCTTCTTCGCCTTCCACGCCGCCTCcgtcctcgtcctcttcctctcctcctccctctcctcctccctcGGCCCCGACCAGTCCCTCTCCTGCCGCCGCTCCTGGATCCCCTGCCTCGTCTCGCTGCTCGCGTCCCTCGCCATGCTGTGGGCGCTGCGGTACAAGGCGGACTCGGAGGCCGTGCTGGAGCGGGTGCTGGCGCGGGAGCAGGAGGACGCGGCGCTGCTCGGGCGGTGCGTCGCCGAGCTCAAGCGCAAGGGGCTCGAGTTCGACCTGCTCAAGGAGGTCGACGCGCTCCGCAGGGCCAAGAGCCTCCGCGTCGAGGCCAAGGGCGGCGCCACGGACAGCCCCAGGCGCTGGCCCGCCAGGGACCTCCCCGTCTTCGCGCTCTTCGGCGCTGCCTGTGGCGTCCTCGTGCTCACCAGGTTCCTGCTCTGCAACAACTAG